The Hevea brasiliensis isolate MT/VB/25A 57/8 chromosome 1, ASM3005281v1, whole genome shotgun sequence genome has a window encoding:
- the LOC110634264 gene encoding oligouridylate-binding protein 1B isoform X2 — MQHQRLKQQQQALMQQALLQQQSLYHPGLLAPPQIEPIPSGNLPPGFDPSTCRSVYVGNIHTQVTEPLLQEVFASTGPVEGCKLIRKEKSSYGFIHYFDRRSAALAILSLNGRHLFGQPIKVNWAYASGQREDTSGHYNIFVGDLSPEVTDATLFACFSVYHSCSDARVMWDQKTGRSRGFGFVSFRNQQDAQSAINDLTGKWLGSRQIRCNWATKGAGTNDDKQSSDAKSVVELTNGSSEDGKETANNEAPENNPQYTTVYVGNLAPEVTQLDLHRHFHAFGAGVIEEVRVQQDKGFGFVRYGTHAEAALAIQMGNTQSILYGKQIKCSWGSKPTPPGTSSNPLPPPAAAPLPGLSATDLLAYERQLAMGKMGGVHALMHPQGQHPLKQAAMGMGAAGASQAIYDGGFQNVAATQQLMYYQ; from the exons ATGCAGCACCAGAGGCTTAAACAGCAGCAACAAGCTCTGATGCAACAAGCTCTTCTTCAACAACAGTCTCTCTACCACCCTGGCCTTCTCGCTCCTCCTcag ATTGAGCCAATTCCTAGTGGAAATCTGCCTCCTGGTTTTGATCCAAGCACTTGCCGCAGTGT GTATGTGGGAAATATCCATACACAGGTAACTGAACCACTTCTCCAAGAAGTTTTTGCGAGTACCGGTCCTGTCGAAGGCTGTAAGCTTATCAGAAAGGAAAAG TCATCCTATGGATTTATTCATTACTTCGATCGCAGATCAGCTGCTCTTGCTATATTATCTCTTAATGGAAGGCATTT ATTCGGGCAGCCTATAAAAGTTAATTGGGCATATGCTAGTGGTCAGCGGGAAGATACATCTG GTCATTACAACATTTTTGTTGGAGATCTTAGTCCTGAGGTTACTGATGCTACACTTTTTGCCTGCTTTTCAGTTTATCACAGCTGTTC AGATGCAAGGGTTATGTGGGATCAGAAGACTGGGCGCTCAAGAGGCTTTGGTTTTGTTTCTTTCCGAAATCAACAG gatgcccaaagtgcaataaatgACTTAACAG GGAAGTGGCTTGGGAGTAGACAGATTCGTTGTAACTGGGCCACCAAAGGCGCTGGTACTAATGACGACAAACAAAGCTCTGATGCCAAAAGTGTGGTGGAACTAACAAATGGCTCATCAG AAGATGGCAAAGAGACAGCTAATAATGAGGCTCCTGAAAACAATCCTCAGTATACAACTGTATATGTGGGAAATCTCGCCCCAGAA GTTACCCAGCTTGATCTCCACCGCCACTTCCATGCTTTTGGTGCTGGAGTTATTGAGGAGGTCAGAGTTCAGCAGGATAAAGGATTTGGTTTTGTGAGGTACGGTACTCATGCTGAGGCAGCTCTTGCTATTCAGATGGGAAACACCCAGTCAATTCTTTATGGCAAACAAATAAAG TGCTCTTGGGGTAGCAAGCCCACTCCACCAGGGACAAGTTCAAACCCACTCCCCCCGCCTGCAGCTGCACCTTTGCCAGGCCTCTCAGCTACTGACCTTTTGGCATATGAGCGGCAACTAGCAATGGGCAAGATGGGCGGTGTCCATGCCTTGATGCACCCTCAGGGGCAACACCCTCTTAAACAAGCAGCAATGGGAATGGGTGCGGCTGGAGCAAGCCAAGCAATATATGATGGTGGGTTTCAGAATGTTGCTGCTACCCAGCAACTTATGTACTACCAGTAA
- the LOC110634264 gene encoding oligouridylate-binding protein 1B isoform X1, whose translation MQHQRLKQQQQALMQQALLQQQSLYHPGLLAPPQIEPIPSGNLPPGFDPSTCRSVYVGNIHTQVTEPLLQEVFASTGPVEGCKLIRKEKSSYGFIHYFDRRSAALAILSLNGRHLFGQPIKVNWAYASGQREDTSGHYNIFVGDLSPEVTDATLFACFSVYHSCSDARVMWDQKTGRSRGFGFVSFRNQQDAQSAINDLTGKWLGSRQIRCNWATKGAGTNDDKQSSDAKSVVELTNGSSEDGKETANNEAPENNPQYTTVYVGNLAPEVTQLDLHRHFHAFGAGVIEEVRVQQDKGFGFVRYGTHAEAALAIQMGNTQSILYGKQIKCSWGSKPTPPGTSSNPLPPPAAAPLPGLSATDLLAYERQLAMGKMGGVHALMHPQGQHPLKQAAMGMGAAGASQAIYDGVI comes from the exons ATGCAGCACCAGAGGCTTAAACAGCAGCAACAAGCTCTGATGCAACAAGCTCTTCTTCAACAACAGTCTCTCTACCACCCTGGCCTTCTCGCTCCTCCTcag ATTGAGCCAATTCCTAGTGGAAATCTGCCTCCTGGTTTTGATCCAAGCACTTGCCGCAGTGT GTATGTGGGAAATATCCATACACAGGTAACTGAACCACTTCTCCAAGAAGTTTTTGCGAGTACCGGTCCTGTCGAAGGCTGTAAGCTTATCAGAAAGGAAAAG TCATCCTATGGATTTATTCATTACTTCGATCGCAGATCAGCTGCTCTTGCTATATTATCTCTTAATGGAAGGCATTT ATTCGGGCAGCCTATAAAAGTTAATTGGGCATATGCTAGTGGTCAGCGGGAAGATACATCTG GTCATTACAACATTTTTGTTGGAGATCTTAGTCCTGAGGTTACTGATGCTACACTTTTTGCCTGCTTTTCAGTTTATCACAGCTGTTC AGATGCAAGGGTTATGTGGGATCAGAAGACTGGGCGCTCAAGAGGCTTTGGTTTTGTTTCTTTCCGAAATCAACAG gatgcccaaagtgcaataaatgACTTAACAG GGAAGTGGCTTGGGAGTAGACAGATTCGTTGTAACTGGGCCACCAAAGGCGCTGGTACTAATGACGACAAACAAAGCTCTGATGCCAAAAGTGTGGTGGAACTAACAAATGGCTCATCAG AAGATGGCAAAGAGACAGCTAATAATGAGGCTCCTGAAAACAATCCTCAGTATACAACTGTATATGTGGGAAATCTCGCCCCAGAA GTTACCCAGCTTGATCTCCACCGCCACTTCCATGCTTTTGGTGCTGGAGTTATTGAGGAGGTCAGAGTTCAGCAGGATAAAGGATTTGGTTTTGTGAGGTACGGTACTCATGCTGAGGCAGCTCTTGCTATTCAGATGGGAAACACCCAGTCAATTCTTTATGGCAAACAAATAAAG TGCTCTTGGGGTAGCAAGCCCACTCCACCAGGGACAAGTTCAAACCCACTCCCCCCGCCTGCAGCTGCACCTTTGCCAGGCCTCTCAGCTACTGACCTTTTGGCATATGAGCGGCAACTAGCAATGGGCAAGATGGGCGGTGTCCATGCCTTGATGCACCCTCAGGGGCAACACCCTCTTAAACAAGCAGCAATGGGAATGGGTGCGGCTGGAGCAAGCCAAGCAATATATGATG GTGTAATTTGA
- the LOC110634297 gene encoding uncharacterized protein LOC110634297, translating into MEKVLEKYKNEYHDQKAHQQVKDKELEEFEAWKEAHVFQLREQLDTVKSTENMKAKSVEKASQQQEKLELGRQLEVEDEIEKEQPEESKIEEPEDLSLELEDLILEHSHVEEPILEQEVDENAQEKLEEKLENKKDHSMESSMEIEENQVIHNDLKSLSTVNKLNFICPDPFRDAKESIKCLISSLLPP; encoded by the coding sequence ATGGAGAAAGTACTTGAAAAATATAAGAATGAATATCATGATCAAAAGGCTCATCAACAAGTTAAAGATAAAGAACTAGAAGAATTTGAAGCATGGAAAGAAGCACATGTGTTCCAATTGAGAGAACAGTTGGATACAGTAAAAAGTACTGAAAATATGAAGGCAAAAAGTGTTGAAAAAGCAAGTCAACAACAAGAGAAGCTTGAATTGGGAAGGCaacttgaggttgaagatgaaattGAAAAGGAGCAACCTGAAGAATCTAAGATCGAAGAACCTGAAGATTTGAGTCTTGAACTTGAAGATTTGATTCTTGAACATTCACATGTTGAAGAACCTATTCTAGAGCAAGAAGTTGATGAAAATGCACAAGAAAAACttgaggaaaaattggagaacaaAAAGGATCATTCTATGGAAAGCTCAatggaaattgaagaaaatcaagttattcatAATGATTTGAAGAGCCTTTCAACTGTTAATAAGCTTAATTTTATTTGTCCAGATCCTTTTAGAGATGCAAAAGAAAGCATTAAGTGCTTGATTTCAAGCTTGTTGCCACCATAA